A genomic segment from Ochotona princeps isolate mOchPri1 chromosome 11, mOchPri1.hap1, whole genome shotgun sequence encodes:
- the COMMD8 gene encoding COMM domain-containing protein 8 isoform X1: MEPEEGTPLWRLQKLPAELGPQLLHKVLDGICGRAYPLHQDYHDVWDSTEWKHVLEDITQFFKAVVGKNLSDEEVFQQLNQLSSSHQQAIMKCLRSRKDEVKQTLLGEIVDISSAQLQDFDWQLKLALSSDKIATLQMPLLNLHLDVKENGEVKPYSIEMSKEELQNLITSLEAANKVVLQLK, encoded by the exons ATGGAGCCGGAAGAGGGGACGCCCTTGTGGCGGCTGCAGAAGCTGCCGGCCGAGCTGGGCCCACAG cttctTCACAAAGTACTGGATGGCATTTGTGGCCGAGCTTACCCTCTCCACCAGGATTATCATGACGTTTGGGATTCCACAGAATGGAAGCACGTTCTAGAAGACATCACACAATTTTTCAAAGCTGTTGTGGGTAAAAACTTATCTGATGAAGAG gtATTCCAGCAGTTGAATCAGTTGAGCTCATCTCATCAGCAAGCTATCATGAAATGCTTGAGAAGTAGGAAAGATGAAGTCAAGCAGACTCTGTTAGGAGAAATAGTTGATATTTCGTCTGCACAGCTACAGGACTTTGATTGGCAGTTAAAG CTTGCACTTTCTAGTGACAAGATTGCTACACTACAAATGCCACTATTAAACCTACATCTAGATGTCAAAGAAAATGGTGAAGTAAAACCATACTCTATTGAAATGAGTAAAGAAGAGCTCCAGAATCTGATAACTTCCTTGGAAGCAGCTAATAAG GTGGTCCTGCAGTTGAAGTAA
- the COMMD8 gene encoding COMM domain-containing protein 8 isoform X2, whose translation MEPEEGTPLWRLQKLPAELGPQVFQQLNQLSSSHQQAIMKCLRSRKDEVKQTLLGEIVDISSAQLQDFDWQLKLALSSDKIATLQMPLLNLHLDVKENGEVKPYSIEMSKEELQNLITSLEAANKVVLQLK comes from the exons ATGGAGCCGGAAGAGGGGACGCCCTTGTGGCGGCTGCAGAAGCTGCCGGCCGAGCTGGGCCCACAG gtATTCCAGCAGTTGAATCAGTTGAGCTCATCTCATCAGCAAGCTATCATGAAATGCTTGAGAAGTAGGAAAGATGAAGTCAAGCAGACTCTGTTAGGAGAAATAGTTGATATTTCGTCTGCACAGCTACAGGACTTTGATTGGCAGTTAAAG CTTGCACTTTCTAGTGACAAGATTGCTACACTACAAATGCCACTATTAAACCTACATCTAGATGTCAAAGAAAATGGTGAAGTAAAACCATACTCTATTGAAATGAGTAAAGAAGAGCTCCAGAATCTGATAACTTCCTTGGAAGCAGCTAATAAG GTGGTCCTGCAGTTGAAGTAA